In one Streptomyces venezuelae genomic region, the following are encoded:
- a CDS encoding ABC transporter substrate-binding protein, giving the protein MRRLRALAALATVTALSGATLTACGGGTSTGGEGSNASPKTLTYWASNQGPNIAADKKILTPELKKFEQQTGIKVKLEVIPWSDLLNRILAATTSGQGPDVLNIGNTWSSSLQATGALLPWDAENFKAIGGKDRFVDAALGSTGTEGKDPAAVPLYSLSYALYYNKAMFKEAGISKPPATWDDLVTVGKKLSKDGKWALGAEGSNLVNNIHQAFALGKQHGADFFDAQGKPTFTSNGAVSAVKQYVDFMAKDKIIAPGNAEYAQNQSLRDFAQGKTAMVLWQAAATTFEAQGMKPDDWGVAPVPVASGKPGAERQVNSMVAGINLAVFKNTDNLDGARKFVKFMTSDAEQAHLNKAYGSIPPVTAAQKDAAFDRQDTAVLRDTLRKSAAPLPQVPNESQFETSVGTAIKKLFADAAAGRPVTTESVKSELSKAQQQMPKS; this is encoded by the coding sequence ATGCGCAGACTCCGAGCCTTGGCAGCTCTCGCCACCGTGACCGCTCTCTCCGGTGCCACCCTCACGGCCTGCGGCGGCGGCACGAGCACCGGCGGCGAGGGCAGCAACGCCTCGCCCAAGACGCTCACTTACTGGGCCTCCAACCAGGGGCCGAACATCGCGGCGGACAAGAAGATCCTCACGCCCGAGCTGAAGAAGTTCGAGCAGCAGACGGGGATCAAGGTCAAGCTGGAGGTCATCCCCTGGTCCGACCTGCTCAACCGGATCCTCGCCGCGACCACGTCGGGGCAGGGCCCCGACGTCCTCAACATCGGCAACACCTGGTCGTCCTCGCTCCAGGCCACCGGCGCCCTGCTGCCCTGGGACGCCGAGAACTTCAAGGCGATCGGCGGCAAGGACCGCTTCGTCGACGCGGCGCTCGGCTCGACGGGCACCGAGGGCAAGGACCCGGCTGCGGTGCCGCTGTACTCACTGTCGTACGCCCTCTACTACAACAAGGCCATGTTCAAGGAGGCGGGCATCAGCAAGCCGCCCGCCACCTGGGACGACCTCGTCACCGTCGGCAAGAAGCTCTCCAAGGACGGCAAGTGGGCGCTCGGCGCGGAGGGTTCGAACCTGGTGAACAACATCCACCAGGCCTTCGCCCTCGGCAAACAGCACGGCGCGGACTTCTTCGACGCGCAGGGCAAGCCGACCTTCACCTCGAACGGTGCGGTGTCCGCCGTGAAGCAGTACGTCGACTTCATGGCCAAGGACAAGATCATCGCACCGGGCAACGCCGAGTACGCGCAGAACCAGTCGCTGCGGGACTTCGCGCAGGGCAAGACGGCGATGGTGCTGTGGCAGGCCGCGGCGACCACGTTCGAGGCGCAGGGCATGAAGCCCGACGACTGGGGAGTGGCCCCCGTGCCCGTGGCCTCCGGGAAGCCCGGTGCTGAGCGGCAGGTCAACTCGATGGTCGCGGGCATCAATCTCGCCGTCTTCAAGAACACCGACAACCTCGACGGCGCCCGCAAGTTCGTGAAGTTCATGACGAGCGACGCCGAACAGGCCCATCTCAACAAGGCGTACGGGTCGATCCCGCCGGTCACCGCCGCGCAGAAGGACGCCGCCTTCGACCGCCAGGACACCGCTGTGCTGCGCGACACGCTCCGCAAGAGCGCGGCGCCGCTGCCGCAGGTGCCCAACGAATCGCAGTTCGAGACGTCGGTGGGCACGGCCATCAAGAAGCTGTTCGCCGACGCGGCGGCGGGCAGGCCGGTCACCACGGAGTCCGTGAAGTCCGAGCTGTCCAAGGCGCAGCAGCAGATGCCGAAGAGCTGA
- a CDS encoding carbohydrate ABC transporter permease: MTTLTTPPPSKERAAPPAGKRPSRLRLPARLRRVSLPYLLLLPALLLELVVHLIPMGVGIVMSFKELTQFFIRDWGAAPWTGLDNYKLSVDFDAPVGEALLHSFFVTVAFTVLSVGLCWLIGTAAAVFMQEHFRGRGLLRAVFLIPYALPVYAAVITWSFMFQRDTGLINHVLHDQLGLTDSRPFWLIGDNSFVALLTVSVWKGWPFAFLIVMAGLQNIPKEQYEAAAIDGAGMWQQVRRITLPSLRPVNQVLVLVLFLWTFNDFNTPYVLFGKSAPEAADLISIHIYQSSFVTWNFGTGSAMSVLLLLFLLLVTAGYLLVTSRGRKTADV; this comes from the coding sequence GTGACCACCCTCACCACACCACCGCCCTCCAAGGAGCGGGCCGCGCCGCCCGCCGGCAAGCGCCCCTCACGACTGCGCCTGCCCGCCCGCCTGCGCCGCGTCTCGCTCCCCTACCTCCTGCTGCTCCCCGCCCTGCTCCTCGAACTCGTCGTCCACCTCATACCGATGGGCGTCGGCATCGTGATGAGCTTCAAGGAGCTCACGCAGTTCTTCATCCGCGACTGGGGCGCCGCCCCCTGGACCGGCCTGGACAACTACAAGCTGTCGGTGGACTTCGACGCCCCGGTCGGCGAGGCGCTGCTGCACTCGTTCTTCGTGACCGTCGCGTTCACCGTGCTGTCCGTGGGCCTGTGCTGGCTGATCGGCACGGCCGCCGCCGTCTTCATGCAGGAGCACTTCCGCGGCCGCGGTCTGCTGCGGGCCGTCTTCCTGATCCCGTACGCGCTGCCGGTGTACGCGGCGGTCATCACCTGGTCGTTCATGTTCCAGCGCGACACCGGTCTGATCAACCACGTGCTGCACGACCAGCTGGGGCTCACCGACAGCCGCCCGTTCTGGCTCATCGGCGACAACAGTTTCGTCGCGCTGCTGACCGTGTCGGTGTGGAAGGGCTGGCCGTTCGCCTTCCTCATCGTCATGGCGGGGCTCCAGAACATCCCCAAGGAGCAGTACGAGGCCGCGGCGATCGACGGTGCGGGGATGTGGCAGCAGGTGCGGCGCATCACGCTGCCGTCGCTGCGCCCCGTGAACCAGGTCCTCGTCCTGGTGCTCTTCCTGTGGACGTTCAACGACTTCAACACGCCGTACGTCCTGTTCGGCAAGTCGGCGCCCGAGGCCGCCGACCTCATCTCCATCCACATCTACCAGTCGTCGTTCGTCACCTGGAACTTCGGCACAGGATCCGCCATGTCGGTCCTGCTGCTGCTCTTCCTTCTCCTGGTGACGGCCGGCTATCTCCTGGTGACCTCGCGGGGAAGGAAGACCGCCGATGTCTAG
- a CDS encoding carbohydrate ABC transporter permease — MAAPRSFLWSRRIFLTLLAGFVLLPVYVMVSSSLKPLQDVSGSFRWMPSGFTVRPYFDIWKTVPLADYFMNSLIVAGAATVCSVVIAVFAAYAVSRYRFRGKRVFTVTVLSTQMFPGILFLLPLFLIYVNVGNATGIALFGSRAGLILTYLTFSLPFSIWMLIGYFDSVPRELDEAALVDGCGPLRALFRVVVPAAIPGIVAVAVYAFMTAWGEVLFASVMTNDTTRTLAVGLQGYATQNDVYWNQVMAASLVVSIPVVAGFLLLQRYLVAGLTAGAVK; from the coding sequence ATGGCCGCGCCGCGTTCGTTCCTGTGGTCGCGTCGGATCTTCCTGACGCTCCTCGCCGGGTTCGTGCTGCTGCCCGTGTACGTGATGGTGAGCAGTTCCCTCAAGCCCTTGCAGGATGTGTCCGGCTCGTTCCGCTGGATGCCGAGCGGGTTCACCGTGCGGCCGTACTTCGACATCTGGAAGACGGTGCCGCTCGCCGACTACTTCATGAACTCGCTGATCGTGGCTGGCGCGGCGACGGTGTGCTCGGTGGTCATCGCGGTGTTCGCCGCGTACGCGGTCAGCCGCTACCGCTTCCGCGGCAAGCGGGTGTTCACCGTGACCGTCCTGTCGACGCAGATGTTCCCGGGCATTCTCTTTCTGCTGCCGCTCTTCCTCATCTACGTCAACGTCGGCAACGCCACCGGCATCGCGCTGTTCGGTTCGCGCGCCGGTCTGATCCTCACCTACCTCACGTTCTCGCTGCCCTTCTCCATCTGGATGCTCATCGGGTACTTCGACTCGGTGCCTCGCGAGCTGGACGAGGCGGCGCTGGTCGACGGCTGCGGGCCGCTGCGTGCGCTGTTCCGGGTCGTGGTGCCCGCCGCGATCCCCGGCATCGTCGCCGTCGCCGTCTACGCCTTCATGACCGCGTGGGGAGAGGTGCTCTTCGCCTCGGTCATGACCAACGACACCACGCGCACCCTCGCCGTGGGCCTCCAGGGCTACGCGACGCAGAACGACGTGTACTGGAACCAGGTCATGGCCGCCTCCCTCGTCGTGAGCATCCCCGTCGTCGCCGGCTTCCTGCTCCTGCAGCGCTACCTCGTCGCCGGACTGACCGCCGGAGCCGTCAAGTGA
- a CDS encoding GH1 family beta-glucosidase, translated as MTDPSSPAVPSPDLSALPRDFAWGVATSAYQIEGAVDEDGRAPSIWDTFARTPGAIDGGDTGDVACDHYHRWPEDIALMRELGVDSYRFSLAWPRIVPGGDGPVNAAGLDFYDRLVDALLEAGITPNATLYHWDLPQALQDRGGWPERATAERFAVYASVAAERLGDRVPLWATLNEPLCSAWIGHLEGRMAPGLTDLTAAVRASYHLLLGHGLAAQAIRAAAPGAEVGIVNNLSPVEAASDRPEDVAAARRVDGHTNRWWLDPLHGRGFPADMREVYGVDLPERAGDLATIAQPLDWLGLNYYFPAVVADDPAGPAPFARQLYRPEVPHTGMDWEIDANGIESLLMRLTEEYGARRLYVTENGSAYPDVVRADGTIHDVERSRYLGEHLAACARAAHRGAPLAGYYAWSLLDNFEWAYGYDKRFGLVHVDYATQRRTVKGSGRHYADLVRTHRHRTARAA; from the coding sequence GTGACCGACCCCTCCTCCCCGGCCGTCCCCTCCCCCGACCTCTCCGCGCTCCCCCGGGACTTCGCATGGGGCGTGGCCACCTCGGCGTACCAGATCGAAGGAGCCGTCGACGAGGACGGCCGCGCCCCCTCGATCTGGGACACGTTCGCCCGCACGCCGGGCGCGATCGACGGCGGCGACACGGGCGACGTGGCGTGCGACCACTACCACCGCTGGCCCGAGGACATCGCGCTGATGCGGGAGCTCGGCGTCGACTCCTACCGTTTCTCGCTCGCCTGGCCGCGCATCGTGCCCGGCGGCGACGGGCCGGTCAACGCGGCGGGCCTCGACTTCTACGACCGGCTCGTCGACGCCCTTCTGGAAGCGGGCATCACCCCGAACGCGACCCTCTACCACTGGGATCTGCCGCAGGCGCTGCAGGACCGCGGGGGCTGGCCCGAGCGCGCGACCGCCGAGCGCTTCGCCGTGTACGCCTCGGTGGCGGCCGAGCGGCTCGGCGACCGGGTGCCGCTCTGGGCGACGCTCAACGAACCGTTGTGCTCCGCCTGGATCGGCCACCTGGAGGGCCGCATGGCGCCGGGGCTCACCGATCTGACGGCCGCCGTGCGCGCGTCCTACCATCTGCTGCTCGGGCACGGTCTCGCCGCGCAGGCGATCCGTGCGGCGGCGCCCGGCGCGGAGGTCGGCATCGTCAACAACCTCTCGCCGGTGGAGGCCGCCTCCGACCGGCCCGAGGACGTCGCCGCCGCCCGGCGGGTGGACGGGCACACCAACCGCTGGTGGCTCGACCCGCTGCACGGGCGCGGCTTCCCCGCCGACATGCGGGAGGTGTACGGCGTCGACCTGCCGGAGCGCGCGGGTGACCTCGCGACCATCGCGCAGCCGCTGGACTGGCTGGGGCTCAACTACTACTTCCCGGCGGTCGTCGCCGACGACCCGGCGGGTCCCGCGCCGTTCGCACGCCAGCTGTACCGGCCCGAAGTGCCGCACACCGGCATGGACTGGGAGATCGACGCGAACGGCATCGAGAGCCTGCTGATGCGGCTGACGGAGGAGTACGGGGCGCGACGTCTCTACGTCACCGAGAACGGCTCCGCGTACCCCGATGTGGTTCGCGCGGACGGCACGATCCACGACGTGGAGCGCTCCCGTTATCTGGGCGAGCACCTGGCGGCCTGCGCCCGTGCGGCGCACAGGGGTGCACCGCTGGCCGGGTACTACGCGTGGTCGCTCCTGGACAACTTCGAGTGGGCGTACGGCTACGACAAGCGTTTTGGTCTGGTCCACGTCGACTACGCGACGCAGCGCCGCACGGTCAAGGGCAGCGGCCGCCACTACGCGGACCTGGTCCGGACCCACCGCCACCGCACCGCGCGGGCCGCCTGA